Proteins encoded together in one Dasypus novemcinctus isolate mDasNov1 chromosome 9, mDasNov1.1.hap2, whole genome shotgun sequence window:
- the SRRM1 gene encoding serine/arginine repetitive matrix protein 1 isoform X4 encodes MDAGFFRGTSAEQDNRFSNKQKKLLKQLKFAECLEKKVDMSKVNLEVIKPWITKRVTEILGFEDDVVIEFIFNQLEVKNPDSKMMQINLTGFLNGKNAREFMGELWPLLLSAQENIAGIPSAFLELKKEEIKQRQIEQEKLASMKKQDEDKDKRDKEEKESSREKRERSRSPRRRKSRSPSPRRRSSPVRRERKRSHSRSPRHRTKSRSPSPAPEKKEKTPELPEPSVKVKEPSVQEATSTSDILKVPKPEPVPEPKEPSPEKISKKEKEKEKTRPRSRSRSKSRSRSRSRSPSHTRPRRRHRSRSRSYSPRRRPSPRRRPSPRRRTPPRRMPPPPRHRRSRSPVRRRRSSASLSGSSSSSSSSRSRSPPKKPPKRTSSPPRKTRRLSPSASPPRRRHRPSPPATPPPKTRHSPTPQQSNRTRKSRVSVSPGRTSGKVTKHKGTEKRESPSPAPKPRKVELSESEEDKGGKMAAADSVQQRRQYRRQNQQSSSDSGSSSSSEDERPKRSHVKNGEVGRRRRHSPSRSASPSPRKRQKETSPRMQMGKRWQSPMTKSSRRRRSPSPPPTRRRRSPSPAPPRRRRSPTPPPRRRTPSPPPRRRSPSPRRYSPPIQRRYSPSPPPKRRTASPPPPPKRRPSPSPPPKRRVSHSPPPKQRSSPVTKRRSPSLSSKHRKGSSPSRSTRETRSPQPNKRHSPSPRPRAPQTTSSPPPIRRGASSSPQRRQSPSPSTRPIRRVSRTPEPKKTKKAASPSPQSVRRVSSSRSVSGSPEPAPKKPQAPPSPVQSQSPSTNWSPAVPVKKAKSPTPSPSPARNSDQEVGGKKKKKKKDKKHKKEKKHKKHKKHKKEKAVAAAAAATVIPAAVAAPTTTTAQEEAEAEPEPKKETESEAEDNLDDLEKHLREKALRSMRKAQVSPQS; translated from the exons AATCCAGACTCCAAAATGATGCAAATCAACCTGACTGGGTTTTTGAATGGAAAAAATGCTAGAGAATTTATGGGAGAACTGTGGCCCCTGCTGTTAAGTGCACAAGAAAACATTGCTGGAATTCCTTCTGCTTTCCTAGaactgaagaaggaagaaataaaacagagacAG ATTGAACAAGAAAAATTGGCATCTATGAAAAAGCAAGATGAAGACAAAGATAagagagataaagaagaaaaagaaagcagcagagaaaaaagggaaaggtCTCGAAGCCCAAGAAG ACGCAAATCCAGATCTCCTTCCCCTAGAAGACGATCTTCCCctgtcaggagagagagaaagcgcAGTCATTCTCGATCTCCCCGCCACAGAACCAAGAGCCGGAGTCCTTCCCCTGCTccagaaaagaaggagaaaactCCAGAGCTCCCAGAACCTTCAGTGAAAGTAAAAGAACCTTCAGTACAAGAAGCCACTTCTACTAG TGACATCCTGAAAGTTCCCAAGCCTGAACCTGTACCAGAACCTAAAGAACCTTCTccagaaaaaatttccaaaaaggaaaaggaaaaggagaagactCGGCCAAGATCTCGGTCACGTTCTAAATCAAGATCACGGTCCCGGTCCCGCTCTCCATCTCATACTCGACCTAGACGGCGCCATAGATCCCGATCAAG ATCATATTCACCTAGAAGGCGGCCAAGCCCAAGAAGGCGGCCTTCTCCTCGAAGAAGAACTCCACCAAGACGAATGCCTCCTCCGCCACGGCATAGAAGGAGTAGATCTCCAGTGAGACg AAGGCGCTCATCAGCATCCTTGTCTGGGAGTAGCTCATCGTCATCTTCGTCTCGTTCCCGGTCACCACCAAAGAAGCCTCCCAAGAGGACATCAAGTCCCCCTCGAAAAACTCGTAGGTTATCTCCTTCAGCAAGTCCTCCAAGGCGAAGGCACCGGCCTTCACCTCCAGCAACTCCACCACCAAAAACTCGACATTCCCCAACACCCCAGCAGTCAAACCGTACCAGAAAAAGTCGTGTTTCTGTCTCTCCTGGGAGAACTTCAGGTAAAG tgaCAAAACATAAAGGTACTGAGAAAAGAGAGTCTCCTTCACCAGCACCCAAGCCTAGAAAAGTAGAGTTATCTGAATCTG AAGAAGATAAAGGTGGCAAAATGGCAGCAGCAGACTCTGTACAGCAGAGACGCCAATACAGACGACAAAACCAGCAGTCTTCATCTG ACTCCggctcttcctcctcctcagaaGATGAGCGACCCAAGAGGTCCCATGTGAAGAACGGTGAGGTAGGCAGACGGCGGAGACATTCCCCTTCCCGGAGTGCCTCTCCATCACCACGAAAGCGCCAGAAAGAGACTTCCCCTCG GATGCAGATGGGAAAGCGATGGCAATCGCCAATGACTAAAAG TAGTAGACGGAGGAGAAgtccctccccaccacccaccagAAGGCGACGTTCTCCTTCTCCGGCTCCTCCTCGGCGGCGCAGATCTCCCACACCACCACCACGACGAAG gactccttctcctcccccacgTCGGCGCTCACCTTCCCCAAGAAGATACTCTCCTCCAATACAGAGGAGATATTCTCCTTCTCCACCTCCAAAGAGAAGAACagcttctccccctccccctcctaaacGAAGGCCATCACCATCTCCACCGCCAAAGCGTAGGGTCTCCCATTCTCCACCTCCCAAACAAAGAAGTTCCCCAGTCACCAAGAGACGTTCACCTTCATTGTCATCAAAGCATAGAAAAGGGTCTTCCCCAAGCCGATCTACCAGGGAGACCCGATCTCCACAACCAAACAAAAGGCATTCGCCCTCACCACGGCCTCGAGCTCCTCAAACCACCTCAAGCCCTCCTCCCATTCGAAGAGGAGCATCATCATCACCCCAAAGAAGGCAGTCCCCATCTCCAAGTACTAGGCCCATTAGGAGAGTCTCCAGGACTCCGGAacccaaaaagacaaaaaa GGCTGCCTCACCAAGCCCTCAATCTGTAAGGAGGGTCTCATCCTCTCGATCTGTCTCAGGATCTCCTGAGCCAGCACCTAAAAAACCCCAGGCACCTCCATCTCCTGTCCAGTCTCAGTCACCTTCTACAAACTGGTCACCAGCAGTACCAGTCAAAAAGGCTAAAAGCCCAACACCAAGCCCATCTCCAGCAAGG AATTCGGACCAAGAAGTaggtggaaagaaaaagaagaaaaagaaggacaaGAAACATAAAAAGGAGAAGAAGCACAAGAAGCACAAAAAACACAAGAAGGAAAAGGCTGTAGCTGCAGCTGCTGCAGCTACTGTAATCCCTGCAGCGGTTGCTGCTCCCACAACTACAACAGCACAGGAAGAAGCAGAGGCAGAGCCAGAGCCTAAAAAG gagactgaaagtgaagcTGAAGATAACCTTGATGACTTAGAAAAGCACCTGCGTGAAAAGGCCCTGAGATCAATGCGGAAGGCTCAAGTGTCCCCACAGTCTTAG
- the SRRM1 gene encoding serine/arginine repetitive matrix protein 1 isoform X1: protein MDAGFFRGTSAEQDNRFSNKQKKLLKQLKFAECLEKKVDMSKVNLEVIKPWITKRVTEILGFEDDVVIEFIFNQLEVKNPDSKMMQINLTGFLNGKNAREFMGELWPLLLSAQENIAGIPSAFLELKKEEIKQRQIEQEKLASMKKQDEDKDKRDKEEKESSREKRERSRSPRRRKSRSPSPRRRSSPVRRERKRSHSRSPRHRTKSRSPSPAPEKKEKTPELPEPSVKVKEPSVQEATSTSDILKVPKPEPVPEPKEPSPEKISKKEKEKEKTRPRSRSRSKSRSRSRSRSPSHTRPRRRHRSRSRSYSPRRRPSPRRRPSPRRRTPPRRMPPPPRHRRSRSPVRRRRRSSASLSGSSSSSSSSRSRSPPKKPPKRTSSPPRKTRRLSPSASPPRRRHRPSPPATPPPKTRHSPTPQQSNRTRKSRVSVSPGRTSGKVTKHKGTEKRESPSPAPKPRKVELSESEEDKGGKMAAADSVQQRRQYRRQNQQSSSDSGSSSSSEDERPKRSHVKNGEVGRRRRHSPSRSASPSPRKRQKETSPRMQMGKRWQSPMTKSSRRRRSPSPPPTRRRRSPSPAPPRRRRSPTPPPRRRTPSPPPRRRSPSPRRYSPPIQRRYSPSPPPKRRTASPPPPPKRRPSPSPPPKRRVSHSPPPKQRSSPVTKRRSPSLSSKHRKGSSPSRSTRETRSPQPNKRHSPSPRPRAPQTTSSPPPIRRGASSSPQRRQSPSPSTRPIRRVSRTPEPKKTKKAASPSPQSVRRVSSSRSVSGSPEPAPKKPQAPPSPVQSQSPSTNWSPAVPVKKAKSPTPSPSPARNSDQEVGGKKKKKKKDKKHKKEKKHKKHKKHKKEKAVAAAAAATVIPAAVAAPTTTTAQEEAEAEPEPKKETESEAEDNLDDLEKHLREKALRSMRKAQVSPQS, encoded by the exons AATCCAGACTCCAAAATGATGCAAATCAACCTGACTGGGTTTTTGAATGGAAAAAATGCTAGAGAATTTATGGGAGAACTGTGGCCCCTGCTGTTAAGTGCACAAGAAAACATTGCTGGAATTCCTTCTGCTTTCCTAGaactgaagaaggaagaaataaaacagagacAG ATTGAACAAGAAAAATTGGCATCTATGAAAAAGCAAGATGAAGACAAAGATAagagagataaagaagaaaaagaaagcagcagagaaaaaagggaaaggtCTCGAAGCCCAAGAAG ACGCAAATCCAGATCTCCTTCCCCTAGAAGACGATCTTCCCctgtcaggagagagagaaagcgcAGTCATTCTCGATCTCCCCGCCACAGAACCAAGAGCCGGAGTCCTTCCCCTGCTccagaaaagaaggagaaaactCCAGAGCTCCCAGAACCTTCAGTGAAAGTAAAAGAACCTTCAGTACAAGAAGCCACTTCTACTAG TGACATCCTGAAAGTTCCCAAGCCTGAACCTGTACCAGAACCTAAAGAACCTTCTccagaaaaaatttccaaaaaggaaaaggaaaaggagaagactCGGCCAAGATCTCGGTCACGTTCTAAATCAAGATCACGGTCCCGGTCCCGCTCTCCATCTCATACTCGACCTAGACGGCGCCATAGATCCCGATCAAG ATCATATTCACCTAGAAGGCGGCCAAGCCCAAGAAGGCGGCCTTCTCCTCGAAGAAGAACTCCACCAAGACGAATGCCTCCTCCGCCACGGCATAGAAGGAGTAGATCTCCAGTGAGACg AAGAAGGCGCTCATCAGCATCCTTGTCTGGGAGTAGCTCATCGTCATCTTCGTCTCGTTCCCGGTCACCACCAAAGAAGCCTCCCAAGAGGACATCAAGTCCCCCTCGAAAAACTCGTAGGTTATCTCCTTCAGCAAGTCCTCCAAGGCGAAGGCACCGGCCTTCACCTCCAGCAACTCCACCACCAAAAACTCGACATTCCCCAACACCCCAGCAGTCAAACCGTACCAGAAAAAGTCGTGTTTCTGTCTCTCCTGGGAGAACTTCAGGTAAAG tgaCAAAACATAAAGGTACTGAGAAAAGAGAGTCTCCTTCACCAGCACCCAAGCCTAGAAAAGTAGAGTTATCTGAATCTG AAGAAGATAAAGGTGGCAAAATGGCAGCAGCAGACTCTGTACAGCAGAGACGCCAATACAGACGACAAAACCAGCAGTCTTCATCTG ACTCCggctcttcctcctcctcagaaGATGAGCGACCCAAGAGGTCCCATGTGAAGAACGGTGAGGTAGGCAGACGGCGGAGACATTCCCCTTCCCGGAGTGCCTCTCCATCACCACGAAAGCGCCAGAAAGAGACTTCCCCTCG GATGCAGATGGGAAAGCGATGGCAATCGCCAATGACTAAAAG TAGTAGACGGAGGAGAAgtccctccccaccacccaccagAAGGCGACGTTCTCCTTCTCCGGCTCCTCCTCGGCGGCGCAGATCTCCCACACCACCACCACGACGAAG gactccttctcctcccccacgTCGGCGCTCACCTTCCCCAAGAAGATACTCTCCTCCAATACAGAGGAGATATTCTCCTTCTCCACCTCCAAAGAGAAGAACagcttctccccctccccctcctaaacGAAGGCCATCACCATCTCCACCGCCAAAGCGTAGGGTCTCCCATTCTCCACCTCCCAAACAAAGAAGTTCCCCAGTCACCAAGAGACGTTCACCTTCATTGTCATCAAAGCATAGAAAAGGGTCTTCCCCAAGCCGATCTACCAGGGAGACCCGATCTCCACAACCAAACAAAAGGCATTCGCCCTCACCACGGCCTCGAGCTCCTCAAACCACCTCAAGCCCTCCTCCCATTCGAAGAGGAGCATCATCATCACCCCAAAGAAGGCAGTCCCCATCTCCAAGTACTAGGCCCATTAGGAGAGTCTCCAGGACTCCGGAacccaaaaagacaaaaaa GGCTGCCTCACCAAGCCCTCAATCTGTAAGGAGGGTCTCATCCTCTCGATCTGTCTCAGGATCTCCTGAGCCAGCACCTAAAAAACCCCAGGCACCTCCATCTCCTGTCCAGTCTCAGTCACCTTCTACAAACTGGTCACCAGCAGTACCAGTCAAAAAGGCTAAAAGCCCAACACCAAGCCCATCTCCAGCAAGG AATTCGGACCAAGAAGTaggtggaaagaaaaagaagaaaaagaaggacaaGAAACATAAAAAGGAGAAGAAGCACAAGAAGCACAAAAAACACAAGAAGGAAAAGGCTGTAGCTGCAGCTGCTGCAGCTACTGTAATCCCTGCAGCGGTTGCTGCTCCCACAACTACAACAGCACAGGAAGAAGCAGAGGCAGAGCCAGAGCCTAAAAAG gagactgaaagtgaagcTGAAGATAACCTTGATGACTTAGAAAAGCACCTGCGTGAAAAGGCCCTGAGATCAATGCGGAAGGCTCAAGTGTCCCCACAGTCTTAG
- the SRRM1 gene encoding serine/arginine repetitive matrix protein 1 isoform X28 yields MDAGFFRGTSAEQDNRFSNKQKKLLKQLKFAECLEKKVDMSKVNLEVIKPWITKRVTEILGFEDDVVIEFIFNQLEVKNPDSKMMQINLTGFLNGKNAREFMGELWPLLLSAQENIAGIPSAFLELKKEEIKQRQIEQEKLASMKKQDEDKDKRDKEEKESSREKRERSRSPRRTKSRSPSPAPEKKEKTPELPEPSVKVKEPSVQEATSTSDILKVPKPEPVPEPKEPSPEKISKKEKEKEKTRPRSRSRSKSRSRSRSRSPSHTRPRRRHRSRSRSYSPRRRPSPRRRPSPRRRTPPRRMPPPPRHRRSRSPVRRRRRSSASLSGSSSSSSSSRSRSPPKKPPKRTSSPPRKTRRLSPSASPPRRRHRPSPPATPPPKTRHSPTPQQSNRTRKSRVSVSPGRTSVTKHKGTEKRESPSPAPKPRKVELSESEDKGGKMAAADSVQQRRQYRRQNQQSSSDSGSSSSSEDERPKRSHVKNGEVGRRRRHSPSRSASPSPRKRQKETSPRMQMGKRWQSPMTKSSRRRRSPSPPPTRRRRSPSPAPPRRRRSPTPPPRRRTPSPPPRRRSPSPRRYSPPIQRRYSPSPPPKRRTASPPPPPKRRPSPSPPPKRRVSHSPPPKQRSSPVTKRRSPSLSSKHRKGSSPSRSTRETRSPQPNKRHSPSPRPRAPQTTSSPPPIRRGASSSPQRRQSPSPSTRPIRRVSRTPEPKKTKKAASPSPQSVRRVSSSRSVSGSPEPAPKKPQAPPSPVQSQSPSTNWSPAVPVKKAKSPTPSPSPARNSDQEVGGKKKKKKKDKKHKKEKKHKKHKKHKKEKAVAAAAAATVIPAAVAAPTTTTAQEEAEAEPEPKKETESEAEDNLDDLEKHLREKALRSMRKAQVSPQS; encoded by the exons AATCCAGACTCCAAAATGATGCAAATCAACCTGACTGGGTTTTTGAATGGAAAAAATGCTAGAGAATTTATGGGAGAACTGTGGCCCCTGCTGTTAAGTGCACAAGAAAACATTGCTGGAATTCCTTCTGCTTTCCTAGaactgaagaaggaagaaataaaacagagacAG ATTGAACAAGAAAAATTGGCATCTATGAAAAAGCAAGATGAAGACAAAGATAagagagataaagaagaaaaagaaagcagcagagaaaaaagggaaaggtCTCGAAGCCCAAGAAG AACCAAGAGCCGGAGTCCTTCCCCTGCTccagaaaagaaggagaaaactCCAGAGCTCCCAGAACCTTCAGTGAAAGTAAAAGAACCTTCAGTACAAGAAGCCACTTCTACTAG TGACATCCTGAAAGTTCCCAAGCCTGAACCTGTACCAGAACCTAAAGAACCTTCTccagaaaaaatttccaaaaaggaaaaggaaaaggagaagactCGGCCAAGATCTCGGTCACGTTCTAAATCAAGATCACGGTCCCGGTCCCGCTCTCCATCTCATACTCGACCTAGACGGCGCCATAGATCCCGATCAAG ATCATATTCACCTAGAAGGCGGCCAAGCCCAAGAAGGCGGCCTTCTCCTCGAAGAAGAACTCCACCAAGACGAATGCCTCCTCCGCCACGGCATAGAAGGAGTAGATCTCCAGTGAGACg AAGAAGGCGCTCATCAGCATCCTTGTCTGGGAGTAGCTCATCGTCATCTTCGTCTCGTTCCCGGTCACCACCAAAGAAGCCTCCCAAGAGGACATCAAGTCCCCCTCGAAAAACTCGTAGGTTATCTCCTTCAGCAAGTCCTCCAAGGCGAAGGCACCGGCCTTCACCTCCAGCAACTCCACCACCAAAAACTCGACATTCCCCAACACCCCAGCAGTCAAACCGTACCAGAAAAAGTCGTGTTTCTGTCTCTCCTGGGAGAACTTCAG tgaCAAAACATAAAGGTACTGAGAAAAGAGAGTCTCCTTCACCAGCACCCAAGCCTAGAAAAGTAGAGTTATCTGAATCTG AAGATAAAGGTGGCAAAATGGCAGCAGCAGACTCTGTACAGCAGAGACGCCAATACAGACGACAAAACCAGCAGTCTTCATCTG ACTCCggctcttcctcctcctcagaaGATGAGCGACCCAAGAGGTCCCATGTGAAGAACGGTGAGGTAGGCAGACGGCGGAGACATTCCCCTTCCCGGAGTGCCTCTCCATCACCACGAAAGCGCCAGAAAGAGACTTCCCCTCG GATGCAGATGGGAAAGCGATGGCAATCGCCAATGACTAAAAG TAGTAGACGGAGGAGAAgtccctccccaccacccaccagAAGGCGACGTTCTCCTTCTCCGGCTCCTCCTCGGCGGCGCAGATCTCCCACACCACCACCACGACGAAG gactccttctcctcccccacgTCGGCGCTCACCTTCCCCAAGAAGATACTCTCCTCCAATACAGAGGAGATATTCTCCTTCTCCACCTCCAAAGAGAAGAACagcttctccccctccccctcctaaacGAAGGCCATCACCATCTCCACCGCCAAAGCGTAGGGTCTCCCATTCTCCACCTCCCAAACAAAGAAGTTCCCCAGTCACCAAGAGACGTTCACCTTCATTGTCATCAAAGCATAGAAAAGGGTCTTCCCCAAGCCGATCTACCAGGGAGACCCGATCTCCACAACCAAACAAAAGGCATTCGCCCTCACCACGGCCTCGAGCTCCTCAAACCACCTCAAGCCCTCCTCCCATTCGAAGAGGAGCATCATCATCACCCCAAAGAAGGCAGTCCCCATCTCCAAGTACTAGGCCCATTAGGAGAGTCTCCAGGACTCCGGAacccaaaaagacaaaaaa GGCTGCCTCACCAAGCCCTCAATCTGTAAGGAGGGTCTCATCCTCTCGATCTGTCTCAGGATCTCCTGAGCCAGCACCTAAAAAACCCCAGGCACCTCCATCTCCTGTCCAGTCTCAGTCACCTTCTACAAACTGGTCACCAGCAGTACCAGTCAAAAAGGCTAAAAGCCCAACACCAAGCCCATCTCCAGCAAGG AATTCGGACCAAGAAGTaggtggaaagaaaaagaagaaaaagaaggacaaGAAACATAAAAAGGAGAAGAAGCACAAGAAGCACAAAAAACACAAGAAGGAAAAGGCTGTAGCTGCAGCTGCTGCAGCTACTGTAATCCCTGCAGCGGTTGCTGCTCCCACAACTACAACAGCACAGGAAGAAGCAGAGGCAGAGCCAGAGCCTAAAAAG gagactgaaagtgaagcTGAAGATAACCTTGATGACTTAGAAAAGCACCTGCGTGAAAAGGCCCTGAGATCAATGCGGAAGGCTCAAGTGTCCCCACAGTCTTAG
- the SRRM1 gene encoding serine/arginine repetitive matrix protein 1 isoform X21 produces the protein MDAGFFRGTSAEQDNRFSNKQKKLLKQLKFAECLEKKVDMSKVNLEVIKPWITKRVTEILGFEDDVVIEFIFNQLEVKNPDSKMMQINLTGFLNGKNAREFMGELWPLLLSAQENIAGIPSAFLELKKEEIKQRQIEQEKLASMKKQDEDKDKRDKEEKESSREKRERSRSPRRTKSRSPSPAPEKKEKTPELPEPSVKVKEPSVQEATSTSDILKVPKPEPVPEPKEPSPEKISKKEKEKEKTRPRSRSRSKSRSRSRSRSPSHTRPRRRHRSRSRSYSPRRRPSPRRRPSPRRRTPPRRMPPPPRHRRSRSPVRRRRSSASLSGSSSSSSSSRSRSPPKKPPKRTSSPPRKTRRLSPSASPPRRRHRPSPPATPPPKTRHSPTPQQSNRTRKSRVSVSPGRTSGKVTKHKGTEKRESPSPAPKPRKVELSESEEDKGGKMAAADSVQQRRQYRRQNQQSSSDSGSSSSSEDERPKRSHVKNGEVGRRRRHSPSRSASPSPRKRQKETSPRMQMGKRWQSPMTKSSRRRRSPSPPPTRRRRSPSPAPPRRRRSPTPPPRRRTPSPPPRRRSPSPRRYSPPIQRRYSPSPPPKRRTASPPPPPKRRPSPSPPPKRRVSHSPPPKQRSSPVTKRRSPSLSSKHRKGSSPSRSTRETRSPQPNKRHSPSPRPRAPQTTSSPPPIRRGASSSPQRRQSPSPSTRPIRRVSRTPEPKKTKKAASPSPQSVRRVSSSRSVSGSPEPAPKKPQAPPSPVQSQSPSTNWSPAVPVKKAKSPTPSPSPARNSDQEVGGKKKKKKKDKKHKKEKKHKKHKKHKKEKAVAAAAAATVIPAAVAAPTTTTAQEEAEAEPEPKKETESEAEDNLDDLEKHLREKALRSMRKAQVSPQS, from the exons AATCCAGACTCCAAAATGATGCAAATCAACCTGACTGGGTTTTTGAATGGAAAAAATGCTAGAGAATTTATGGGAGAACTGTGGCCCCTGCTGTTAAGTGCACAAGAAAACATTGCTGGAATTCCTTCTGCTTTCCTAGaactgaagaaggaagaaataaaacagagacAG ATTGAACAAGAAAAATTGGCATCTATGAAAAAGCAAGATGAAGACAAAGATAagagagataaagaagaaaaagaaagcagcagagaaaaaagggaaaggtCTCGAAGCCCAAGAAG AACCAAGAGCCGGAGTCCTTCCCCTGCTccagaaaagaaggagaaaactCCAGAGCTCCCAGAACCTTCAGTGAAAGTAAAAGAACCTTCAGTACAAGAAGCCACTTCTACTAG TGACATCCTGAAAGTTCCCAAGCCTGAACCTGTACCAGAACCTAAAGAACCTTCTccagaaaaaatttccaaaaaggaaaaggaaaaggagaagactCGGCCAAGATCTCGGTCACGTTCTAAATCAAGATCACGGTCCCGGTCCCGCTCTCCATCTCATACTCGACCTAGACGGCGCCATAGATCCCGATCAAG ATCATATTCACCTAGAAGGCGGCCAAGCCCAAGAAGGCGGCCTTCTCCTCGAAGAAGAACTCCACCAAGACGAATGCCTCCTCCGCCACGGCATAGAAGGAGTAGATCTCCAGTGAGACg AAGGCGCTCATCAGCATCCTTGTCTGGGAGTAGCTCATCGTCATCTTCGTCTCGTTCCCGGTCACCACCAAAGAAGCCTCCCAAGAGGACATCAAGTCCCCCTCGAAAAACTCGTAGGTTATCTCCTTCAGCAAGTCCTCCAAGGCGAAGGCACCGGCCTTCACCTCCAGCAACTCCACCACCAAAAACTCGACATTCCCCAACACCCCAGCAGTCAAACCGTACCAGAAAAAGTCGTGTTTCTGTCTCTCCTGGGAGAACTTCAGGTAAAG tgaCAAAACATAAAGGTACTGAGAAAAGAGAGTCTCCTTCACCAGCACCCAAGCCTAGAAAAGTAGAGTTATCTGAATCTG AAGAAGATAAAGGTGGCAAAATGGCAGCAGCAGACTCTGTACAGCAGAGACGCCAATACAGACGACAAAACCAGCAGTCTTCATCTG ACTCCggctcttcctcctcctcagaaGATGAGCGACCCAAGAGGTCCCATGTGAAGAACGGTGAGGTAGGCAGACGGCGGAGACATTCCCCTTCCCGGAGTGCCTCTCCATCACCACGAAAGCGCCAGAAAGAGACTTCCCCTCG GATGCAGATGGGAAAGCGATGGCAATCGCCAATGACTAAAAG TAGTAGACGGAGGAGAAgtccctccccaccacccaccagAAGGCGACGTTCTCCTTCTCCGGCTCCTCCTCGGCGGCGCAGATCTCCCACACCACCACCACGACGAAG gactccttctcctcccccacgTCGGCGCTCACCTTCCCCAAGAAGATACTCTCCTCCAATACAGAGGAGATATTCTCCTTCTCCACCTCCAAAGAGAAGAACagcttctccccctccccctcctaaacGAAGGCCATCACCATCTCCACCGCCAAAGCGTAGGGTCTCCCATTCTCCACCTCCCAAACAAAGAAGTTCCCCAGTCACCAAGAGACGTTCACCTTCATTGTCATCAAAGCATAGAAAAGGGTCTTCCCCAAGCCGATCTACCAGGGAGACCCGATCTCCACAACCAAACAAAAGGCATTCGCCCTCACCACGGCCTCGAGCTCCTCAAACCACCTCAAGCCCTCCTCCCATTCGAAGAGGAGCATCATCATCACCCCAAAGAAGGCAGTCCCCATCTCCAAGTACTAGGCCCATTAGGAGAGTCTCCAGGACTCCGGAacccaaaaagacaaaaaa GGCTGCCTCACCAAGCCCTCAATCTGTAAGGAGGGTCTCATCCTCTCGATCTGTCTCAGGATCTCCTGAGCCAGCACCTAAAAAACCCCAGGCACCTCCATCTCCTGTCCAGTCTCAGTCACCTTCTACAAACTGGTCACCAGCAGTACCAGTCAAAAAGGCTAAAAGCCCAACACCAAGCCCATCTCCAGCAAGG AATTCGGACCAAGAAGTaggtggaaagaaaaagaagaaaaagaaggacaaGAAACATAAAAAGGAGAAGAAGCACAAGAAGCACAAAAAACACAAGAAGGAAAAGGCTGTAGCTGCAGCTGCTGCAGCTACTGTAATCCCTGCAGCGGTTGCTGCTCCCACAACTACAACAGCACAGGAAGAAGCAGAGGCAGAGCCAGAGCCTAAAAAG gagactgaaagtgaagcTGAAGATAACCTTGATGACTTAGAAAAGCACCTGCGTGAAAAGGCCCTGAGATCAATGCGGAAGGCTCAAGTGTCCCCACAGTCTTAG